One genomic region from Bufo bufo chromosome 3, aBufBuf1.1, whole genome shotgun sequence encodes:
- the LOC120993782 gene encoding LOW QUALITY PROTEIN: general transcription factor II-I repeat domain-containing protein 2-like (The sequence of the model RefSeq protein was modified relative to this genomic sequence to represent the inferred CDS: inserted 2 bases in 2 codons; deleted 2 bases in 1 codon), with protein sequence MAKRKADNRNFLDRWETEYLFTYVKGRPVCLICGVNVAITKEYNIRQHYETKHHDKYKDLDMTQKSQKVEEMKRSLVSQQNMFKKATSQSEAAVKASYIVAVEIAKSARPFNEGEFVKKCMLKVCDIVCPEKKQAFSNVSLSRNKVADRTCDLATNLYDQLLEKGKDFVAFSLAVDESSDASDTAQLSVFICGVDSNMCVMEELLGFKSMHGTTTGKEIFEEVSKCVTEIKLSWDKLVGLXDGAPAMCGKTSGLVGRVREKMQEENCAGELTVYHCIIHQESLCGKALKMTTVTQVVNFIRAKGLNHRQFKSFLEECGSAYSNVPYHTEVRWLSRGKVLNRCFELHEEICQFLESKGKDTAELREKKFLCELAFLCXHLDALNLQLQGRGRIITDMYAAVRAFKTKLCLWENRMLQGNLGHFPCCQTMKTQFFTNLFPRTQFAEKLGVLGAEFSRRFADFDVQKCRFELLSNSFAVNVENAPTNLQIELIELQCNNTLKSKYDAVGAAQFPQFIPDAMPQLRTQAAQMLSMFGSTYLCEQLFSSMKMTKTSHRRRLTDEHLRSILRISSAQSLSPGIDEVSSKKRCQVSGFGTSD encoded by the exons ATGGCAAAAAGAAAGGCAGACAACAGGAACTTTCTGGACAGGTGGGAGACAGAATATCTGTTTACATATGTAAAAGGCAGACCTGTTTGTCTGATTTGTGGAGTCAACGTGGCTATAACTAAGGAGTACAACATTCGACAACACTATGAAACAAAACACCATGACAAGTACAAGGACCTGGACATGACTCAAAAGAGCCAGAAAGTGGAGGAGATGAAAAGAAGTTTGGTTTCACAACAGAATATGTTCAAAAAAGCCACATCACAAAGTGAGGCTGCTGTAAAAGCTAGTTATATTGTAGCAGTAGAGATCGCAAAATCAGCCCGGCCCTTTAATGAGGGAGAGTTTGTGAAAAAGTGCATGTTGAAAGTTTGTGACATCGTGTGCCCAGAGAAAAAGCAAGCCTTTTCAAACGTGAGCCTGAGCAGAAACAAAGTAGCTGATCGCACATGTGATCTTGCCACCAATCTGTATGACCAGCTTTTGGAAAAGGGAAAAGATTTCGTTGCATTCTCCCTTGCTGTGGATGAGAGCAGCGACGCATCTGATACTGCTCAGCTGTCAGTCTTCATCTGTGGAGTGGACTCAAATATGTGTGTTATGGAGGAGCTATTGGGATTCAAATCAATGCATGGCACAACCACAGGAAAGGAAATCTTTGAGGAGGTTTCCAAATGCGTAACTGAAATAAAGCTGTCGTGGGATAAACTCGTGGGAT ACGACGGtgcgccagcgatgtgcggtaaaACAAGTGGACTGGTGGGCAGGGTCCGGGAGAAGATGCAGGAAGAGAACTGTGCAGGTGAACTAACTGTTTATCACTGCATCATACATCAGGAATCACTGTGTGGCAAAGCCCTAAAGATGACCACAGTAACACAAGTAGTTAACTTTATAAGAGCCAAAGGTCTGAATCACCGCCAGTTTAAGTCTTTTCTGGAGGAGTGTGGTTCGGCGTATTCAAACGTGCCGTATCACACAGAGGTGAGATGGTTAAGCCGCGGAAAAGTACTGAATAGATGTTTTGAGCTGCATGAGGAAATATGTCAGTTTCTGGAAAGCAAAGGGAAGGACACAGCAGAGCTTCGGGAGAAAAAGTTTCTGTGTGAGCTGGCCTTTCTGT GACATCTCGATGCGCTGAACCTGCAGCTTCAGGGGCGCGGGCGCATCATCACAGACATGTACGCTGCAGTGAGGGCTTTTAAAACTAAACTGTGCCTGTGGGAGAATCGGATGCTGCAAGGAAACCTTGGCCATTTTCCCTGCTGCCAAACCATGAAAACGCAGTTCTTTACTAACTTGTTCCCA CGCACACAGTTTGCTGAAAAACTCGGTGTACTCGGCGCTGAGTTTAGCCGGCGATTTGCCGACTTTGATGTCCAGAAATGTAGGTTTGAACTGCTCAGTAATTCCTTCGCAGTTAATGTGGAAAACGCACCAACCAACCTCCAAATTGAGCTAATTGAACTCCAGTGTAATAACACGCTGAAGTCAAAGTATGATGCTGTGGGCGCCGCACAGTTTCCACAGTTCATCCCTGACGCAATGCCTCAGCTCCGCACCCAAGCTGCTCAGATGCTCTCCATGTTCGGCAGCACTTATCTATGTGAGCAACTTTTCTCCTCGATGAAGATGACCAAAACATCTCACAGGAGACGTCTGACTGATGAACACCTTCGCTCGATACTGAGGATTTCCTCAGCTCAAAGCCTGAGCCCAGGCATTGATGAAGTATCATCCAAGAAGAGATGCCAGGTATCTGGCTTTGGCACATCAGATTAG